In one Niallia taxi genomic region, the following are encoded:
- a CDS encoding winged helix-turn-helix transcriptional regulator has translation MSEEKTPRNLSEKVEKLYQFISKKWTGLIIHALMDEPKRFSEIHSFIPDLSKRMLNERIKDLEHHGIVIRNVITERPIRTEYSLTKKGHELGKALDVVELWAKKWM, from the coding sequence ATGAGCGAAGAAAAGACTCCGCGCAATTTAAGTGAAAAGGTGGAGAAGCTGTACCAATTCATCAGCAAGAAATGGACTGGCCTTATTATCCATGCACTGATGGATGAGCCGAAGCGATTCAGCGAAATTCACAGCTTTATTCCAGATCTCAGCAAACGTATGCTTAATGAACGAATTAAGGACCTAGAGCATCACGGCATCGTCATTCGCAATGTTATTACAGAAAGACCGATACGCACCGAATATTCCTTAACAAAAAAAGGCCATGAACTAGGCAAAGCATTGGATGTAGTAGAATTATGGGCAAAAAAATGGATGTGA